AGCTTCAGGAATCTGGTCTCAAAAGTTCGAAAACGAGGAGGATGCGCTTAAATACTGGAGGAGCATGGATAAGTTAGAGATAACTCCACAAGAGATGTTTGAGTTTAAGGGAGTGATAAACAGAGGAAGTGAGAAAGTAAGCGCTGTAATTTTTCCTGATTTAAAAATAGGTAGCGGAGAAATTCGTCTGGAGCCTATAGACTGGGACGATTCCCTTGATAAGATTTTGAACGATAATTTGAGGGAACCGATAGATGAGGACTATTTAAGGGGATTCTTAAATATCAGAAAAGTAAGCGACGAGTTCTTAATCGCGGCTACTGCACAGCTCATCCGTCAATTAAAAACGAAGAAGATCTGGAAGTTGAGCGGTGATCCTAGAGATTTGTCAAGCAAGGCGGAGTCTATTGTTGATACACTTCGAAGTCATTTGGGGAATTAGTTATGATTGAATTGTCAGCATGTCGAGTTGCAGTGTTCGATCTAGACGGGACATTAATTGATGCTAACAATAAAGTGTTAGATGGAATCTTGGAAGGGATAGAGCATTTACATAGTAAAAAACTCAAACTATATCTTGCAAGTGGTCGTAACGTTCACTCCATGAGAACCATCATTCCGCAACTGGATTTTCTACAACACTTTGAACCCGTAATCATTTGCAATGACGGGAACGTTCTTTATAACCAACAAACTCATGAAGTAAAAATTATAAACTCCATTAATGATTCTATTTTGAAAGCTATATTAGCCGAGTTAGATGGGAAAGCGGATTTCGTAATCGAAAACAATAGTAGATTTTATGCTAGTTCTAAGGGAGCGGCTACCAAGTTATTTTTTATCTATATAAATTGAACTAAAGAAATCGGATGTCAGAACTTGACACATAGCCTGTCAATGATCGAGCAAGTGTCTTTCAAAATCTCGCTCATGAACAATCCAACGTTTTTTCGTATTTCAGCAACGCTGTGATAAAACACATTGTTGATTACGCTAGACTTAAGCCATTTCCAGAGTCCTTCAACAATGTTTAATTGCGGACTGTAAGGTGGTAAAAATACCAATTCAAGTCTCCCTTCCAGTTCATTCAGAAACGGTTGGAGCAGCTTCGCATGATGGATTCGGGCGTTATCCAGTACAATGACAACTTTACCAGTCGGGTACGCGAGCATCACTTTTTGAAGAAACTTTAAAAAAGTCTCAGCCGTATATTGCTCATCTTCCTGCCATACGATCTGTCCGGTCCCATAGTCGACCGTGGCGAGCAGCTTCACGCCGCGATGTTTCCCCGTCGTCTGGATGATGCGCTGCTTACCGCGAAGAAACCAGGTTTTCTGGATTGCCTGATAGTCTCTTATCATCGATTCATCTTCAAAAAGCAGATGCGCGATTTCGTCATTCATCAATCTTTTTTTAAATCAGGAAATGTTGTCTCTGTAAACTGTCGTTGCTTCTCAGGGTTGGCAGCCTCCAGAGTGTACGTTGGCTTCGTATAGCTTAGTCCTTGACGGTGCATCATCTTGGACACACCTCTTAGGGAGTAACGATGACCGAATTCCCGTTCAATATACGAAGCAATGATCTCGAGTGTCCAGTTATATCGAGCTGAGAAGCCTACATCATGGGGAACAGATTGAACGATGGTTTGCTTTAATTGTTCTTGTTGCTCTTTCGTCAATCGAGTAGGAGCTCCAGTCGAATACTTCATTTGCAGCGCCTTGAGACCACCCGTGTTATAGGCCTGAATATAGTGGTTGACAGTTTCCTTACTGCGATTCAGAGTCTCAGAGATGTCCTTGACAGACTTACCCTTGAAATGTAGGTACACCGCTTGATAGCGTTCATATATACGACGTTCTTTCTCTTGCTTCATAGCCCTTGTGACTTCCTCTAACGAATGCTGCTGTTCCATCTGTATCCCTACCTGTCCGAATAAGTTTCCTTACTCATTCGACACAGAGATCGTTATTTCCTTACCATTCTTTCCTAAAACTTTAGTTCAACTTATATATAAAGAGATAAAAAGAGCTGATATTAACATTATGAATATAGGGGATTTCGAATTTGGACATGTAACGGAGATATTCGTTTTTCCACATGATACAGAAATCGTGACTACCCCGAATTTCAATGATGTATTTTTGATCCCCATGCGTTTTTTTAATTGTGTACGCATCATACCATCTACTTCCTGTAAAGGAACTGGATTCGCAGCCGCGATCAAAGACACTGAATATCAGTTAGACCAGGCGATTGCAATTGGAGATGGTCGGAACGATGTGACCTTGTTTCAAAAGTGTGCAAAGGGAATATCCGTATTGGGTAGTAGCAGGGAGCTGGAGGAAGTTGCAGACCTACGATTAACAGAGACGTTAAGTAGTTTTTTATTAAAATATAGTGGTATAGGTGATTGAATGAGAAAAAAAGAGTATGAACTGATTACGCTTCTTATTAAGCCGCAGTTAAAGCCGAATGAGATTGATAGGCTTAATGAGCTAATGCGCACGCATATGAATTGGGCAGAGGTTATTGGTCTTATTCAAGCTCATAAAGTACCAGGGATTTGCTGGAAAAATGTTGTTGATTATGTTTCGGACTCAAAAGAAAAGAGGCTTACTTTTCCTAAAATCATACATTACCTAGAAACTTCCCATAAAGTACAAATCTTAAAGGCCCAAGAGCAGTTACTTCACTTATCTGATATTTGTAACGAGTTTGAAAATAAAGGAATCAAGTATGTGGTGCTTAAAGGAATCGTGCTATCCCAATGTGTCTATCAAGATTTTGGAGCAAGGGATTTTAATGATAATGATCTGTTAGTACAACCAAGTCAACTACAAGAAAGCTTGGAGATTATTAAATCGAAAGGTTATGTTCAAGGAGGGGTCAGTCCAATAAAGAAAGAAGTTAAAATGAAGAGTCGGAAGGATATTATTACAAGACCTTTAGTATCTCATGAAGTCGTTCCCTTCATCAAAAAGCTGGATAGCACTTTTATTGACCATCATATGATTGATGTTCATTTCTCCATCAACTTAATGTCAGCTTCTCGTAATGATACTATAGTCAATGATCTTCTTGATCGATCGATCGAGGTCAACATTGAGAAGAATACAATACGAACATTGGATTGGGTTCATCACCTTATTTTTTTATGTATCCATTTTTACAAGGAAGCTACAATGTTAAGAGATGTTTTACTATATAAAGATCTACTTCTCGTGAAGCTTTGTGACATTTACCACACATTCAACACCGTATCCAAGCGCGATGATTGGAATTCCTACGAATTTCTCTCTTGTATGGAGCGCTTAGAAAAACAAAAAGAAGTGTATTATTCCTTTTATTATTTACAGGAGTTATTCCATGAGGAGAACATCAGTGAGTTTCTTTCACAGATTCATCTAAAAGAAGATAAGGCCTTTATTAACGAAGTATATCATGTCGACGAGGAACAGGCTGTACATACATGGTCAGGTGATATTTACGACCGAATTTTCAATATGGACAGGCCTTCGCTGATTACTTAAGTAGGGGGGAGTATGCGAATGAGAATTTGTGTGGATTTAGACGGTGTAATATGTGAATTAAGGAGAGGCGACCAAAAGTACGAGGACTTACAGCCGATGGTGGGAGCCAGAGAAAAGTTAACGATGTTAAGAGAGGCTGGAAATTACATAATTATTCATACAGCTAGAAGAATGAGAACGCATCATGGAGATGTCGAAAAAGTGAAGGAGGACATCGGTCAAAGTACAATCGAGTGGCTTGCACGACATCATATCCCCTACGATGAAATCCACTTTGGGAAGCCTTGGGCACAAGTTTACATTGATGACAATGCTTATCGGTTTGACGGTTGGTGCCAAATTCAAGATAATGGAAGTAGCTTGCCCCCTTCAAATGAAAGCAGGTTAAAATGAATAACAAGCGGACTCTGATCATTCCAATGGCTGGAAAAGGCTCTAGGTTCATGAAAGCCGGTTTCGAGCAACCCAAGTATATGATTGAAGTCGAAGGAAGATCATTATTTGAGATTTCATTATCTAGTATTCCGCTCGATGTTTTTCATCATGTCGTATTTGTTGGACTGGAGGAACATGAACGAACGCATGATATTAGTAGATTTATAGAGAAGAACATGAACAAGCTGTTAGGGGAATTGGGCGTACGGTTGAACTATGAGATACAACTGATTCCACAGATTACGAATGGTCAGGCTGAAACCGTGTTTTACGCAAGAAATCTTGTTAGTATGAACGATGAATTAGCTATTTATAATATCGATACTTACTTTCATTCTACGCGTCTACGAGATGTACTACTTGATAAGAGTAAGAAGCTTGACGGGGTACTAGGAGCAACGATTATAGCAGATGATGATGACAAGTGGAGTTTTGCTCAAATTAATTGTATGGGAATCATTACTCGAACAGCTGAAAAAGATAAAAT
Above is a genomic segment from Paenibacillus sp. YYML68 containing:
- a CDS encoding capsular biosynthesis protein — translated: MRICVDLDGVICELRRGDQKYEDLQPMVGAREKLTMLREAGNYIIIHTARRMRTHHGDVEKVKEDIGQSTIEWLARHHIPYDEIHFGKPWAQVYIDDNAYRFDGWCQIQDNGSSLPPSNESRLK
- a CDS encoding HAD hydrolase family protein; the protein is MNIGDFEFGHVTEIFVFPHDTEIVTTPNFNDVFLIPMRFFNCVRIIPSTSCKGTGFAAAIKDTEYQLDQAIAIGDGRNDVTLFQKCAKGISVLGSSRELEEVADLRLTETLSSFLLKYSGIGD
- a CDS encoding nucleotidyltransferase family protein, producing MRKKEYELITLLIKPQLKPNEIDRLNELMRTHMNWAEVIGLIQAHKVPGICWKNVVDYVSDSKEKRLTFPKIIHYLETSHKVQILKAQEQLLHLSDICNEFENKGIKYVVLKGIVLSQCVYQDFGARDFNDNDLLVQPSQLQESLEIIKSKGYVQGGVSPIKKEVKMKSRKDIITRPLVSHEVVPFIKKLDSTFIDHHMIDVHFSINLMSASRNDTIVNDLLDRSIEVNIEKNTIRTLDWVHHLIFLCIHFYKEATMLRDVLLYKDLLLVKLCDIYHTFNTVSKRDDWNSYEFLSCMERLEKQKEVYYSFYYLQELFHEENISEFLSQIHLKEDKAFINEVYHVDEEQAVHTWSGDIYDRIFNMDRPSLIT
- a CDS encoding IS630 family transposase (programmed frameshift), which produces MQMEQQHSLEEVTRAMKQEKERRIYERYQAVYLHFKGKSVKDISETLNRSKETVNHYIQAYNTGGLKALQMKYSTGAPTRLTKEQQEQLKQTIVQSVPHDVGFSARYNWTLEIIASYIEREFGHRYSLRGVSKMMHRQGLSYTKPTYTLEAANPEKQRQFTETTFPDLKKLMNDEIAHLLFEDESMIRDYQAIQKTWFLRGKQRIIQTTGKHRGVKLLATVDYGTGQIVWQEDEQYTAETFLKFLQKVMLAYPTGKVVIVLDNARIHHAKLLQPFLNELEGRLELVFLPPYSPQLNIVEGLWKWLKSSVINNVFYHSVAEIRKNVGLFMSEILKDTCSIIDRLCVKF
- a CDS encoding HAD family hydrolase, which translates into the protein MIELSACRVAVFDLDGTLIDANNKVLDGILEGIEHLHSKKLKLYLASGRNVHSMRTIIPQLDFLQHFEPVIICNDGNVLYNQQTHEVKIINSINDSILKAILAELDGKADFVIENNSRFYASSKGAATKLFFIYIN
- a CDS encoding sugar phosphate nucleotidyltransferase, which produces MNNKRTLIIPMAGKGSRFMKAGFEQPKYMIEVEGRSLFEISLSSIPLDVFHHVVFVGLEEHERTHDISRFIEKNMNKLLGELGVRLNYEIQLIPQITNGQAETVFYARNLVSMNDELAIYNIDTYFHSTRLRDVLLDKSKKLDGVLGATIIADDDDKWSFAQINCMGIITRTAEKDKISNYALNGFYHFSNASDFFSTAEKWIRQNQRVRDEFYVAPLYNDLIQEGKQYVIDLSEIFIPLGTPAELSIGRSLLHDMTDLEKMSRSLN